A genomic segment from Polyangium mundeleinium encodes:
- the hscB gene encoding Fe-S protein assembly co-chaperone HscB: protein MIDPFQTLGVEARFDLDPDDLARRHRDLSRALHPDRYAGAPAAERRLSLSRAIEVNDAFRVLKDPIRRAEALLRRAGVPVGETAEPKPSPDLLMEMMERREELGDARRRKDLAAVGALAEAIRGREREVLASMGRQFAASDPDATKLAVVLPELGELRYLRRFLDEASAIEEELSS from the coding sequence ATGATCGATCCCTTCCAGACGCTGGGCGTCGAGGCCCGCTTCGACCTCGATCCGGACGACCTCGCGCGCCGGCACCGTGACCTCTCGCGTGCGCTCCACCCCGACCGCTACGCAGGCGCGCCCGCGGCCGAGCGGCGTTTGTCCCTGTCGCGCGCGATCGAAGTGAACGACGCCTTCCGCGTCCTGAAGGACCCGATCCGCCGCGCCGAGGCGCTCCTTCGCCGCGCCGGCGTGCCCGTCGGGGAGACCGCCGAGCCGAAGCCGTCGCCCGATCTCCTGATGGAGATGATGGAGCGGCGCGAGGAGCTCGGGGATGCGCGGCGGCGGAAGGATCTCGCGGCCGTCGGTGCGCTCGCGGAGGCGATCCGCGGGCGTGAGCGTGAGGTGCTCGCGTCGATGGGCCGCCAGTTTGCAGCGTCCGATCCGGACGCGACCAAGCTCGCGGTCGTCCTGCCCGAGCTCGGCGAGCTCCGTTATCTTCGGCGCTTCCTCGACGAGGCGAGCGCGATCGAGGAAGAGCTCTCTTCCTGA
- a CDS encoding HesB/IscA family protein yields the protein MNATSEVSQSNQTEQRAPAPTDAKKTIGVTSAAVDAMRTNLAKRGTPDAAIRIGIRGGGCSGFSYVIEFDDDAPRKGDLVLEYPEEGKSTVRVYCDKKSILYLGGSVLDWEKTLMFQGFKFKNPKEASRCGCGHSFTVG from the coding sequence ATGAACGCGACCAGCGAAGTTTCGCAGAGCAACCAGACGGAGCAGCGAGCGCCCGCGCCGACCGACGCGAAGAAGACGATCGGCGTGACGTCGGCCGCGGTCGACGCGATGCGGACGAACCTCGCCAAGCGCGGCACGCCCGACGCTGCGATCCGCATCGGGATCCGGGGCGGTGGCTGCTCGGGTTTCTCGTACGTCATCGAGTTCGACGACGACGCCCCGCGCAAGGGCGACCTGGTCCTCGAGTACCCCGAGGAAGGCAAGAGCACGGTCCGCGTCTACTGCGACAAGAAGAGCATCCTTTACCTCGGCGGCTCGGTGCTCGACTGGGAGAAGACCCTGATGTTCCAGGGCTTCAAGTTCAAGAACCCCAAGGAAGCAAGCCGTTGCGGCTGCGGCCACTCCTTCACCGTCGGCTGA
- the iscU gene encoding Fe-S cluster assembly scaffold IscU, giving the protein MAYSEKVIEHYENPRNVGTLDKNDEHVGTGLVGAPACGDVMRLQIKVSDAGVIEDAKFKTFGCGSAIASSSLATEWLKGKTIDEAEQIKNSMIAEELHLPPVKIHCSVLAEDAIKSAIADFRSKQAAKKALPGQ; this is encoded by the coding sequence ATGGCATACAGCGAGAAAGTCATCGAGCACTACGAGAACCCGCGCAACGTGGGCACCCTCGACAAGAACGACGAGCACGTCGGCACGGGGCTCGTCGGTGCTCCGGCTTGCGGCGACGTGATGCGCCTGCAGATCAAGGTGAGCGACGCGGGCGTCATCGAGGACGCGAAGTTCAAGACGTTCGGCTGCGGCTCGGCGATCGCCTCTTCGTCCCTCGCCACCGAGTGGCTCAAGGGCAAGACGATCGACGAGGCCGAGCAGATCAAGAACAGCATGATCGCGGAGGAGCTCCACCTGCCGCCGGTGAAGATCCACTGCTCGGTGCTCGCCGAGGACGCGATCAAGAGCGCGATCGCCGACTTCCGGTCGAAGCAGGCGGCGAAGAAGGCCCTCCCGGGGCAGTGA
- a CDS encoding IscS subfamily cysteine desulfurase, producing the protein MQIPIYMDYHATTPVDPRVVEAMLPYFNARFGNAASRSHVFGWTAEEAVSRSREILAKLVGASNPKEIVFTSGATESNNLAIKGVAELYKEKGNHIVTTVIEHKAVLDTCKRLEKQGYDVTYLPVGKDGRVDPDDVAKAITDKTILVSVMLANNEVGTVQPIAEIGKITRSRGVLLHSDAVQGVGKVPFDVEAMHVDLASITAHKMYGPKGVGGLYVRRSKPRVRLVAQMDGGGHEYGMRSGTLNVPGIVGFARAAEIMLEEGRAESERILALREKLRRRITSELDEVIVNGSLEHRLPGNLNLSFAFVEGEAMIMAIKDVAVSSGSACTSASLEPSYVLHAMGIGDDLAHSSIRFGLGRFTTEEEVDYVADLVIRKVNKLREMSPLYEMHKEGIDLASVQWAAH; encoded by the coding sequence ATCCAGATCCCGATTTACATGGACTACCACGCCACGACGCCGGTCGATCCGCGCGTCGTGGAGGCGATGCTGCCGTATTTCAACGCCCGGTTCGGCAACGCGGCCAGCCGGAGCCACGTGTTCGGGTGGACGGCGGAGGAAGCGGTCTCGCGCTCGCGGGAGATCCTGGCGAAGCTCGTGGGCGCGTCGAATCCGAAGGAGATCGTCTTCACGTCGGGCGCGACCGAGAGCAACAACCTCGCGATCAAGGGCGTCGCCGAGCTCTACAAGGAGAAGGGCAACCACATCGTCACCACGGTGATCGAGCACAAGGCCGTGCTCGACACGTGCAAGCGCCTGGAGAAGCAGGGCTATGACGTGACGTACCTGCCCGTCGGCAAGGATGGTCGCGTCGATCCTGACGACGTCGCGAAGGCGATCACGGACAAGACGATCCTCGTCTCGGTGATGCTCGCGAACAACGAGGTCGGCACGGTGCAGCCGATCGCGGAGATCGGCAAGATCACGCGGTCACGCGGCGTCCTTCTGCACTCCGACGCGGTGCAGGGCGTGGGCAAGGTGCCCTTCGACGTCGAGGCGATGCACGTCGATCTCGCCTCGATCACCGCGCACAAGATGTATGGGCCCAAAGGCGTTGGTGGTCTCTACGTGCGCCGGTCGAAGCCGCGCGTGCGCCTCGTCGCGCAGATGGACGGTGGCGGGCACGAGTACGGCATGCGCTCGGGCACGTTGAACGTGCCGGGCATCGTGGGCTTCGCCAGGGCCGCGGAGATCATGCTGGAGGAGGGACGCGCGGAGAGCGAGCGCATCCTCGCGCTGCGTGAAAAACTCCGCCGGCGCATCACGAGCGAGCTCGACGAGGTCATCGTGAACGGCTCGCTCGAGCACCGGCTCCCGGGCAACCTCAACCTCTCGTTCGCGTTCGTCGAGGGCGAGGCCATGATCATGGCGATCAAGGACGTGGCGGTGTCGAGCGGCTCGGCTTGCACGAGCGCGAGCCTCGAACCCTCATACGTGCTGCACGCGATGGGCATCGGCGACGACCTCGCCCACTCGTCGATTCGGTTTGGCCTCGGTCGTTTCACCACCGAGGAGGAGGTCGACTACGTGGCCGACCTCGTGATCCGCAAGGTGAACAAGCTCCGCGAGATGTCCCCGCTCTACGAGATGCACAAGGAAGGCATCGATCTCGCTTCCGTGCAGTGGGCCGCGCATTGA
- a CDS encoding MerR family transcriptional regulator: protein MGLVPPDLDEDRDGHGAERLLQVGDIARAVGKTVRAIHHYEDVGLLRPHARSKGRYRLYDQAAVTRVRWIGKLHDLGLSLSQIQEIVAFWESAPSAPEAMAQVRSIYQQKLEETRAQIARLSSLERELEASIDYLDTCDTCAPDELVAACTDCNVHDRTQAEPELVAGIHGGNGHSRGGADR, encoded by the coding sequence GTGGGGCTCGTGCCGCCGGATCTCGACGAGGATCGGGACGGGCACGGGGCCGAGCGCCTTCTCCAGGTCGGGGACATCGCGCGGGCCGTCGGCAAGACGGTGCGAGCGATCCACCACTACGAGGACGTGGGTTTGCTCCGGCCGCACGCGCGGTCGAAGGGCCGGTATCGGCTCTACGATCAGGCGGCGGTCACGCGGGTCCGGTGGATCGGCAAGCTGCACGATCTCGGCCTCAGCCTCTCGCAGATCCAGGAGATCGTCGCGTTCTGGGAGAGCGCGCCTTCGGCCCCCGAGGCGATGGCGCAGGTCCGGTCGATCTACCAGCAGAAGCTCGAAGAGACGCGCGCGCAGATCGCGCGGCTCTCCTCGCTCGAGCGTGAGCTCGAGGCGAGCATCGATTACCTCGACACGTGCGACACGTGTGCACCCGACGAGCTCGTGGCCGCTTGCACCGACTGCAACGTGCATGATCGGACGCAGGCCGAGCCCGAGCTGGTGGCCGGAATTCACGGCGGAAACGGGCACTCCCGAGGTGGCGCGGACCGCTAG
- a CDS encoding lipoyl protein ligase domain-containing protein: MHAIELRRRAIPEVLALGPALVERAEQAQAAHLALSLVDGAAVVLGAAQRAGRVLDLAACAQRGIPILRRATTGTAAWLGGRGLVVTLALPHVAALVADATPRTLLNRNVRPLLGALTRAGMLAHYFGREWITLRRRPAALLGFDVAASGAVLVEAFVGYDAAIALPDEITTESERAVDRFLGKKPASLAELAADAPLDLDRFAHALLDALRARTEPTITTPTIGADELDTRPFAPIERARDPVPERLLLKPAVRVPIGWIESAVEPDGARRAWLGGDVLAPRWALARIATQGDAGLPEIALEGATMADLLTC, from the coding sequence ATGCATGCGATCGAGCTGAGGAGGCGCGCGATCCCTGAGGTGCTCGCGCTCGGCCCCGCGCTTGTCGAGCGAGCCGAGCAGGCCCAGGCGGCGCACCTCGCGCTGAGCCTGGTCGACGGAGCCGCGGTGGTGCTCGGCGCGGCGCAGCGAGCAGGCCGCGTCTTGGACCTCGCAGCGTGCGCGCAGAGGGGCATCCCGATCCTGCGGCGCGCGACGACGGGGACGGCAGCCTGGCTCGGCGGCCGGGGCCTCGTGGTGACGCTCGCGTTGCCGCACGTCGCAGCGCTCGTCGCAGACGCGACGCCGCGGACGCTGCTGAACCGGAACGTGCGCCCGCTCCTCGGCGCGTTGACCCGCGCAGGAATGCTCGCACATTATTTCGGACGCGAATGGATCACGCTGCGTCGTCGGCCGGCGGCGCTGCTCGGCTTCGACGTCGCCGCGTCGGGTGCCGTCCTCGTGGAGGCGTTCGTCGGGTACGACGCGGCGATCGCGTTGCCCGACGAGATCACGACCGAGAGCGAGCGAGCTGTCGATCGGTTCCTCGGCAAGAAGCCCGCGTCCCTCGCCGAACTCGCGGCCGACGCGCCGCTCGACCTCGATCGGTTCGCGCACGCTCTTCTCGATGCGTTGCGCGCACGCACCGAGCCCACGATCACGACGCCGACGATCGGAGCGGACGAGCTCGACACGCGCCCCTTCGCCCCGATCGAGCGCGCGCGCGATCCCGTCCCCGAAAGATTGCTCCTCAAACCAGCCGTGCGTGTCCCGATCGGCTGGATCGAATCCGCAGTCGAGCCCGATGGTGCACGGCGCGCATGGCTCGGCGGAGACGTGCTCGCGCCGCGCTGGGCGCTCGCGCGCATCGCAACCCAAGGAGACGCGGGCCTGCCGGAGATCGCGCTCGAAGGCGCGACGATGGCCGATCTGCTCACCTGCTGA
- a CDS encoding choice-of-anchor L domain-containing protein: MKRSHLVLFGLAAVLGVAAAGSAGCGATGGRNVFGDGGSGGEDSGGNGGSGSSGQPGTGGSASDGVGGTFVGSGGNGTGGEAQCSNDTNVDNDGDGFSEAQGDCNDCDPNVSPGSIEVATDPNDPMAKPADEDCDSVVDNVAPASCDDNIGLQDTDPQNGARALDLCQFTTPADKKWGVLSAQYVRANGNPASYTRHIGIQSGFGPNVNVQKGTRMLTLSSGYARLPNQAGACGSLSCSEIGAGTPPPGFPQDVPGCSGDPDINDDVGLQVKIRSPKNATGYKFKFKFYSMEFPEYVCTAFNDQFIALVTPEPQGSINGNISFDKNTNPVSVNIAYFDVCSYDSFYPQFTCPSGPGEMEGTGFGTWDEAGGTSWLQTQAPIKGGDEVTIRWAIWDTGDTAWDSTVLVDGFEWVANGGTVVVGTDPIEDPK; this comes from the coding sequence ATGAAGCGTAGCCATCTGGTTCTGTTCGGTCTCGCCGCGGTTTTGGGCGTCGCCGCGGCAGGCTCCGCCGGTTGCGGGGCGACCGGCGGTCGCAACGTGTTCGGCGACGGCGGGTCCGGTGGAGAGGACTCGGGGGGCAACGGCGGCTCGGGCTCCTCCGGGCAACCTGGCACCGGGGGCTCGGCCTCGGATGGTGTGGGCGGCACGTTCGTCGGCTCGGGCGGCAACGGCACCGGCGGCGAAGCGCAGTGCAGCAACGATACGAACGTCGACAACGACGGCGACGGATTCTCTGAAGCGCAGGGCGACTGCAACGACTGCGACCCCAACGTCTCGCCGGGCTCGATCGAGGTTGCTACGGATCCGAACGATCCGATGGCGAAGCCTGCGGACGAGGACTGCGACTCGGTCGTCGACAACGTCGCGCCTGCGTCGTGCGACGACAACATCGGGCTCCAGGACACGGATCCGCAGAACGGCGCACGCGCGCTCGACCTCTGCCAGTTCACCACGCCGGCCGACAAGAAGTGGGGCGTGCTCAGCGCGCAGTACGTGCGCGCGAACGGCAACCCCGCCTCGTACACGAGGCACATCGGCATCCAGAGCGGCTTCGGGCCGAACGTGAACGTGCAGAAGGGCACGCGCATGCTCACGCTCTCCTCTGGCTACGCGCGCCTTCCGAACCAAGCGGGCGCTTGCGGCAGCCTGAGCTGCAGCGAGATCGGCGCCGGCACCCCGCCGCCCGGCTTCCCGCAGGACGTGCCCGGCTGCTCGGGCGATCCGGACATCAACGACGACGTCGGGCTCCAGGTGAAGATCCGGTCGCCGAAGAACGCGACGGGCTACAAGTTCAAGTTCAAGTTCTACTCGATGGAGTTCCCGGAGTACGTCTGCACGGCGTTCAACGATCAGTTCATCGCGCTCGTGACGCCGGAGCCGCAGGGCTCGATCAACGGCAACATCTCCTTCGACAAGAACACGAACCCGGTGAGCGTCAACATCGCGTACTTCGACGTCTGCTCGTACGACTCGTTCTACCCGCAGTTCACCTGCCCGTCCGGCCCGGGCGAGATGGAGGGCACGGGCTTCGGCACGTGGGACGAGGCGGGCGGCACGTCGTGGTTGCAGACGCAGGCCCCGATCAAGGGCGGCGACGAGGTGACGATCCGCTGGGCCATCTGGGACACGGGCGACACCGCGTGGGACTCGACGGTCCTCGTCGACGGGTTCGAGTGGGTCGCGAACGGCGGCACGGTCGTCGTCGGCACGGATCCGATCGAAGATCCCAAGTGA